One Kwoniella pini CBS 10737 chromosome 11, complete sequence DNA segment encodes these proteins:
- a CDS encoding SBDS family rRNA metabolism protein — translation MNKQPGTQIKLTNVSIVRMKKGGKRFEIACYQNKVSEFRSGVETDLSEILQIEQIFTNVPKGQVAKRDDWTKCFQTDDMNKVIEEILRKGELQINNLERTHQLSSLSREIATLVSEMTVDPNTNRKHTVGMIEKTMSEIGFSVKADKPAKAQALELIKKLTSEESEGTLPIRRSRLRIRISMPGKDAKRVKENILKEVEEVEEDDMGMEWEAIVQINPGSFRTITDLVNNETKGKGRVEVMGNV, via the exons ATGAATAAGCAGCCAGGAACTCAGATAAA ACTCACCAATGTCAGTATAGTACGAATGAAGAAAGGAGGCAAGAGATTTGAG ATCGCATGTTATCAAAATAAAGTATCCGAATTTCGATCAGGGGT TGAGACGGATCTTTCAGAGATCTTACAGATCGAACAGATATTCACCAATGTACCTAAAGGTCAAGTTGCTAAAAGGGATGATTGGACGAAATGCTTTCAAACGGATGACATGAATAAAGTCATAGAAGAG ATTCTGCGTAAAGGAGAATTGCAAATCAACAACCTCGAAAGGACACATCaactttcatcattatctcGTGAAATAGCTACATTAGTCAGCGAAATGACTGTTGATCCAAATACAAATCGAAAGCATACAGTAGGGATGATAGAAAAGACAATGTCAGAAATCGGATTTTCAGTTAAAGCTGATAAACCAGCTAAAGCACAAGCTttggaattgatcaaaaaaCTCACAAGTGAAGAGAGTGAAGGTACTTTACCAATAAGGCGATCTAGATTGAGAATTAGAATAAGTATGCCTGGTAAAGATGCAAAGAGGGTTAAGGAGAATATCTTAaaagaggtagaagaggTTGAAGAGGACGACATGGGTATGGAATGGGAAGCT ATCGTCCAAATAAATCCAGGATCTTTCCGCACGATAACGGATTTGGTTAATAACGAGACCAAAGGAAAGGGCAGAGTGGAAGTCATGGGTAACGTGTAG